The [Pasteurella] mairii genome contains a region encoding:
- the intA_1 gene encoding prophage integrase, producing MLTDTKIKSLKPKEKIYKVADRDGLYVAVLTSGAIIFRYDYRIHGRRETLTIGKYGTDGINLVEARERLMIARKQVSEGISPASIKRSERNKIRNADRFCVFAEKYLEEVQLAESTKALRIATYERDIKDTFGNRLMTEITTDEIRTHCEKIKDRGAPSTAIFVRDLIANVYRYAIQRGHKFANPADEISNSSIAKFKKRERTLTPREIHLFFNALEETQSDFGLKKAVKFILLTLVRKSELIDAKWDEIDFKNKVWTIPAERMKAGRAHNVYLSEQAIDLIVAFQIYSEGSPYLLPGRINRQQPIARSSLNRVIANCIKYINRNEQLIDDFTVHDLRRTGSTLLHEMGFNSDWIEKSLAHEQQGVRAVYNKAEYAEQRKEMLQTWADKIDEWINGDYK from the coding sequence ATGCTTACAGATACAAAGATTAAATCTCTGAAACCAAAGGAAAAAATTTATAAAGTTGCTGATCGTGATGGACTTTATGTTGCTGTTTTGACATCAGGCGCAATTATTTTCCGTTATGACTACAGAATTCATGGAAGACGAGAAACTTTAACTATTGGCAAATATGGAACGGATGGAATTAACTTAGTTGAAGCTCGTGAGCGGTTGATGATTGCTCGTAAGCAAGTGAGTGAGGGTATTTCTCCGGCAAGTATAAAGCGTAGTGAGCGAAATAAAATTCGTAATGCGGATCGCTTTTGCGTATTTGCGGAAAAATATCTTGAGGAGGTGCAATTAGCAGAAAGCACAAAGGCTTTACGTATTGCCACTTATGAACGAGATATTAAAGATACGTTTGGTAATCGACTAATGACGGAAATCACAACTGATGAAATTCGCACTCATTGTGAAAAAATCAAAGATCGTGGTGCGCCATCTACAGCTATTTTTGTCCGTGATTTAATCGCTAACGTTTATCGCTACGCTATTCAACGTGGACACAAGTTCGCCAATCCTGCAGATGAAATTTCTAATTCATCTATTGCTAAATTTAAGAAGCGTGAACGTACTTTAACGCCGCGTGAAATTCACTTATTCTTTAATGCACTGGAAGAAACACAGTCTGATTTTGGGTTAAAGAAAGCGGTAAAGTTTATTTTACTGACGTTGGTTCGCAAAAGTGAATTAATTGATGCTAAATGGGATGAAATAGATTTTAAAAATAAAGTTTGGACTATTCCCGCAGAACGAATGAAAGCGGGGAGGGCGCACAATGTTTATTTATCTGAGCAAGCAATTGATTTAATCGTAGCATTTCAAATTTATTCTGAGGGTTCTCCCTATTTATTACCAGGAAGAATAAATCGTCAACAGCCTATAGCAAGAAGTTCACTTAATAGGGTTATTGCAAATTGCATTAAATACATCAACCGTAACGAACAGTTAATTGATGATTTTACTGTCCATGACTTGCGCCGCACTGGCTCTACTCTGCTACACGAGATGGGATTTAATTCAGACTGGATTGAGAAGAGTTTAGCCCACGAGCAACAAGGTGTCCGCGCAGTATATAATAAAGCCGAATACGCGGAACAACGCAAAGAAATGTTGCAAACATGGGCAGATAAGATAGATGAATGGATAAATGGGGATTATAAATAA
- a CDS encoding Predicted transcriptional regulator: protein MEQQTTLLSKTQVVKITSLSSTTIWRMMKQGTFPKSIKASMRRVAWRKEDIDKWLAEHI, encoded by the coding sequence ATGGAACAACAAACAACATTATTGAGCAAAACACAAGTAGTCAAAATAACAAGTTTAAGTTCAACGACAATATGGCGTATGATGAAACAGGGTACATTTCCTAAAAGCATTAAAGCCTCTATGCGTCGTGTGGCTTGGCGTAAAGAGGATATAGATAAATGGCTTGCTGAACATATTTAG
- the kilA_1 gene encoding KilA domain-containing protein: MTNQLFILNSSIRQLDGLYSLNDLHKISGNEDKHLPFRFMRLEQTQELIAEIQSEFKTPDLVFKITKGRGIQGTYACKELVIAYAAWISPQFHLVVLRAFLDRLENSQNAQQNLPLAKPEIRYPAEFTGAEIYSLVWLLISNRNMNELLGELEHPLAAIGSNFHPTVYSHHREYKHLIDEALPILKRLIEPFKESNPVEFERIKARLKLN, encoded by the coding sequence ATGACTAATCAATTATTTATTCTTAATTCCTCCATTCGTCAATTAGACGGTCTTTATTCATTAAACGATTTACACAAAATTTCTGGAAATGAGGATAAGCATCTCCCGTTTCGTTTTATGCGTTTAGAGCAAACGCAAGAACTTATTGCAGAAATTCAATCAGAATTTAAAACACCAGATCTGGTGTTCAAAATTACAAAGGGTCGTGGCATTCAAGGCACATATGCCTGTAAAGAACTCGTAATAGCCTACGCCGCATGGATAAGTCCACAGTTCCATTTGGTTGTTCTGCGTGCATTTTTGGATAGATTAGAAAATTCGCAAAACGCACAGCAAAACTTACCGCTTGCAAAACCCGAAATCCGCTACCCGGCAGAATTTACCGGTGCAGAAATTTACAGTCTCGTCTGGTTACTTATCTCAAACCGCAATATGAACGAACTACTGGGCGAGTTAGAACACCCCCTTGCTGCCATCGGTTCAAACTTTCACCCGACGGTGTACAGCCACCATAGAGAGTATAAACACCTTATCGATGAAGCCTTGCCAATCCTCAAACGTCTCATCGAACCGTTTAAGGAAAGCAACCCCGTAGAGTTTGAGCGTATCAAAGCACGATTAAAACTTAATTAA